In a genomic window of Octadecabacter temperatus:
- the trkA gene encoding Trk system potassium transporter TrkA, which translates to MKVIICGAGQVGWQIARHLASERNDVTVVDKNPELVRRATDTLDVQGVVGFASYPDILERAGAADADMVIAATHSDEVNMVTCQVAHSVFSVQRKIARLRGQSYLNAIYSDLYRRDHLPIDVVISPEMEVAEAALQRLAAPAAFDTESFLEGSAQLLGIQIDEDCPVINTPLRQLSDLFSTLKAVVMGIRRKGVLFAPNAGDQLFPGDECYVMTESVDVTRTLEIFGKTQGKLGRVVVIGGGNVGLAVARALETRTERVRVRVIERNREIAEAAADQLERTIVLNGDGLDASLLEEANISNADAVLAVTDDDKTNLLAAVRAKGLGCPMTICLTNDPTLVPLMGPLEIDAYINPRSTTVSSILRHIRHGRVRSVYSIGDAEAEVIEAQVLTTSPMAGKMLRDVDFPEGVLVGGVLKAGKMHKPHGNMRIEEGDVVAIFAMTSQVAEVEALLQVSIDFF; encoded by the coding sequence ATGAAGGTCATTATTTGCGGGGCAGGTCAGGTTGGCTGGCAGATTGCTCGCCACCTCGCGTCCGAGCGAAACGACGTTACGGTTGTTGATAAGAACCCCGAACTCGTGCGGCGTGCTACGGATACGCTCGATGTGCAGGGTGTTGTCGGGTTCGCAAGTTACCCTGATATTCTTGAGCGTGCAGGCGCGGCGGATGCGGATATGGTCATTGCCGCGACCCATTCTGATGAAGTGAACATGGTGACCTGTCAGGTCGCGCATTCGGTGTTTTCCGTACAGCGCAAGATCGCCCGTTTGCGTGGGCAAAGCTATCTGAACGCAATTTATTCTGATCTTTACCGTCGTGACCATCTGCCGATTGATGTTGTGATTTCACCTGAGATGGAAGTCGCCGAGGCCGCGTTGCAACGTTTGGCGGCACCTGCGGCGTTTGACACGGAAAGCTTCCTTGAAGGCAGCGCACAGCTTTTGGGTATTCAGATCGATGAAGACTGCCCAGTCATTAACACGCCGCTGCGCCAACTGAGTGACCTGTTCTCGACGTTGAAGGCCGTTGTGATGGGCATCCGCCGCAAGGGTGTTTTGTTTGCGCCGAACGCTGGCGACCAACTGTTCCCGGGCGATGAATGCTACGTCATGACCGAGAGCGTTGACGTGACGCGCACATTAGAAATTTTCGGCAAAACCCAAGGTAAACTTGGGCGTGTGGTTGTAATTGGTGGCGGCAACGTTGGCCTTGCCGTGGCTAGGGCTCTGGAAACCAGAACTGAGCGCGTGCGCGTTCGCGTGATTGAGCGGAACCGCGAAATTGCTGAAGCCGCTGCCGATCAGTTGGAACGCACGATTGTTCTGAATGGCGACGGGCTGGATGCGTCGCTTTTGGAAGAAGCCAACATTTCAAACGCTGATGCGGTTCTGGCGGTCACAGATGATGACAAAACAAACCTTTTGGCCGCGGTACGCGCCAAAGGGCTGGGTTGTCCGATGACGATTTGTTTGACCAATGATCCGACTTTGGTTCCCTTGATGGGCCCACTCGAAATTGACGCCTACATCAACCCGCGCTCAACCACCGTGAGCTCAATTTTGCGCCACATCCGCCACGGGCGCGTGCGGTCAGTGTACTCAATCGGGGACGCCGAGGCAGAAGTGATCGAGGCGCAAGTGCTGACCACGAGCCCAATGGCGGGCAAAATGCTGCGTGATGTCGACTTTCCTGAAGGGGTCCTTGTCGGCGGTGTGTTGAAAGCTGGCAAAATGCACAAACCCCACGGAAACATGCGCATCGAAGAAGGGGACGTCGTCGCCATTTTCGCAATGACGAGTCAAGTCGCCGAAGTTGAAGCGCTGCTTCAAGTTTCCATCGACTTTTTCTGA
- a CDS encoding TrkH family potassium uptake protein, with the protein MHSLSQRPFFVLLMGLGALAMVLPAIHALSIDNHAVARAFFYSALLFFVLTLFIGLATAGYKVALSRGYLVSLLAAFLVLPIMLAVPMYEAVPDLTFHEAWFESVSSFTTTGATLFDNPQDLPSSVHLWRALMGWLGGLLVWVSAIAILAPLNIGGFEVRAVHGGSASDRTFAQVGRVSDPSERLLRFGAKLVPLYFALTALLWLGLTASGENAFVALCHAMSVLATSGISPVGGLVFSPAGFTGEFIIVIFFAFALSRVTFSRGLSGQETNPLRKDSEVRLALMLIGALVTVLFLRHGIIAFDDAANNDIASAASALWGALFTVTSFLTTTGFESADWSSTRAWSGLSAPGLMLVGLSLIGGGVATTAGGIKLLRVYALWKHGQREIERLIHPSSVGGAGADARRIRRQGAQIAWIFFMLFTISIAAVMVLLSFTGVQFETSMVLAVSALSTTGPLASVAAETPISYAGIPDFGKTVLAFAMVVGRLEALAIIALLNPEFWRQ; encoded by the coding sequence ATGCACAGCCTGTCGCAACGACCGTTTTTCGTCCTACTTATGGGGCTAGGCGCGTTGGCGATGGTTCTTCCTGCGATCCACGCATTGTCTATCGACAACCACGCCGTAGCGCGGGCGTTCTTCTATTCTGCGCTGCTGTTTTTCGTTTTGACCTTGTTCATTGGGCTGGCAACAGCGGGCTATAAGGTCGCGCTCTCACGGGGCTACCTTGTTTCATTGTTGGCCGCTTTTTTGGTTCTACCGATCATGCTGGCCGTACCAATGTACGAAGCCGTTCCCGATCTGACCTTTCACGAAGCATGGTTCGAAAGCGTCTCGTCCTTCACGACCACAGGGGCGACGCTGTTTGATAACCCGCAAGACCTGCCGAGCTCTGTCCATTTATGGCGTGCACTGATGGGCTGGCTTGGTGGGTTGTTGGTCTGGGTATCTGCCATCGCGATCCTTGCGCCGCTCAACATTGGTGGGTTCGAAGTCCGTGCCGTCCACGGCGGCAGCGCAAGCGACAGGACCTTTGCACAGGTAGGTCGCGTGTCCGATCCATCAGAGCGACTGTTGCGGTTTGGCGCGAAATTGGTGCCTTTGTATTTCGCCCTTACAGCGCTTTTGTGGCTAGGGCTAACGGCATCGGGCGAGAACGCTTTCGTGGCTTTGTGCCATGCGATGTCTGTCTTGGCGACGTCTGGCATTTCGCCGGTTGGTGGATTGGTTTTCTCTCCGGCGGGCTTTACAGGCGAGTTCATCATTGTGATATTTTTTGCTTTCGCTTTGTCGCGGGTTACGTTTTCGCGAGGCCTTTCAGGGCAAGAAACCAACCCGTTGCGCAAAGACAGCGAAGTGCGACTGGCGTTGATGTTGATCGGGGCGTTGGTAACCGTTCTATTCTTGCGCCACGGGATTATCGCGTTCGACGATGCTGCCAACAACGACATCGCATCTGCGGCGTCCGCGCTTTGGGGCGCGTTGTTTACCGTCACGAGCTTCTTAACCACGACAGGGTTTGAATCAGCGGACTGGTCATCAACGCGCGCATGGTCCGGCCTTAGCGCACCTGGGTTGATGTTGGTCGGGTTGTCTCTCATCGGGGGCGGCGTTGCGACCACGGCTGGGGGCATCAAGCTGTTGCGGGTTTACGCGCTTTGGAAACACGGACAACGCGAGATTGAGCGCCTGATTCATCCGTCATCCGTTGGCGGAGCAGGGGCTGATGCACGCCGCATTAGACGCCAAGGTGCACAGATCGCGTGGATCTTCTTTATGCTGTTCACGATATCGATCGCCGCAGTCATGGTCCTGTTGTCATTCACGGGTGTTCAATTTGAGACCTCAATGGTGCTGGCGGTATCAGCGCTGTCGACCACGGGCCCGCTTGCATCAGTCGCGGCTGAAACGCCTATTTCCTATGCAGGTATTCCTGATTTCGGTAAAACCGTTCTTGCATTTGCGATGGTGGTTGGCCGCCTTGAAGCACTGGCGATCATTGCATTGCTCAATCCCGAGTTCTGGCGCCAATAA
- the hfq gene encoding RNA chaperone Hfq, whose translation MASDKQNLQDAFLNNVRKAKVSVTIFLINGVKLQGVITWFDSFCVLLRRDGQSQLVYKSAISTIMPSTPINMYDGEE comes from the coding sequence ATGGCCTCAGACAAGCAAAACCTTCAGGACGCATTTCTAAATAACGTTCGCAAAGCCAAAGTTTCAGTAACGATATTCCTGATTAATGGCGTAAAGTTGCAAGGCGTTATCACTTGGTTTGACAGCTTTTGTGTGCTGTTGCGCCGCGATGGTCAGAGCCAGCTGGTGTATAAATCCGCGATCAGCACCATCATGCCAAGCACGCCGATCAACATGTACGACGGCGAAGAATAG
- the hflX gene encoding GTPase HflX gives MGEERSATRAFVLHPEIKSNQTRRHAASALEEGMSLARALPELELVGGQVVSLPKVHAGKLFGKGKIAEIDQWLKDAEAGLVLIDGHVSPVQQRNLEKEWGVKLLDRTGLILEIFSDRARTREGVLQVEMAALTYQRTRLVRAWTHLERQRGGLGFVGGPGETQIEADRRAIDIQLNNLKKQLSKVVKTRELHRKARAKVPYPIVALVGYTNAGKSTLFNRLTGADVFAKDMLFATLDPTMRRVELPSGEDVIMSDTVGFISELPTQLVASFRATLEEVLEADIILHVRDVSHPQSAEQKKAVLDTLRQLDVNPDVPMIEVLNKVDLLSEEDAGYLQALNKDDEGVFAISAVTGEGLDRLLGTVSEILKGSTRTMTLSLDWAQGAAQSWLQREGVIVDDKQTETGWTIDVRWSAIQQAQFEKQFPDAMPTVEADKSDKDEDAPSGEYHPLD, from the coding sequence ATGGGTGAAGAACGGTCCGCCACGCGAGCCTTCGTCCTGCATCCTGAAATAAAATCAAACCAAACGCGCAGGCACGCCGCTTCTGCGCTTGAAGAAGGCATGTCATTAGCACGTGCCTTGCCCGAGCTAGAGCTTGTAGGCGGTCAGGTCGTGAGCCTGCCCAAAGTTCATGCGGGCAAGTTGTTTGGTAAGGGCAAGATTGCAGAAATCGATCAATGGTTGAAGGACGCTGAGGCGGGCCTCGTATTGATTGACGGCCACGTAAGCCCTGTTCAGCAACGCAACCTTGAAAAAGAGTGGGGCGTTAAACTTCTGGATCGCACAGGTCTGATCCTTGAGATTTTCAGCGACCGTGCGCGCACGCGCGAAGGTGTTTTGCAGGTTGAGATGGCCGCGTTGACCTATCAACGCACACGCCTTGTCCGCGCGTGGACCCACCTTGAACGCCAACGTGGCGGGCTTGGGTTTGTCGGTGGTCCTGGGGAAACCCAGATCGAGGCCGACCGTCGTGCCATTGATATCCAACTGAACAACCTGAAAAAGCAACTGTCCAAAGTCGTCAAGACGCGCGAGTTGCACCGCAAAGCCCGCGCGAAAGTGCCGTATCCGATTGTCGCACTTGTCGGGTATACCAACGCAGGCAAATCTACGTTGTTCAATCGTCTTACGGGCGCGGATGTGTTTGCCAAAGATATGCTGTTTGCGACCCTTGATCCGACCATGCGCCGCGTTGAACTGCCGTCGGGCGAAGATGTGATCATGTCCGACACGGTTGGATTCATCTCTGAGCTTCCAACCCAGCTGGTCGCGTCGTTCCGCGCGACTTTAGAGGAAGTGCTTGAGGCAGACATTATTCTGCACGTCCGTGATGTCAGCCATCCGCAGTCTGCTGAACAGAAGAAAGCGGTGCTAGACACGCTACGCCAGCTTGACGTGAACCCGGATGTTCCGATGATCGAAGTCCTGAACAAAGTTGATCTGCTGTCTGAGGAGGACGCAGGCTATTTGCAGGCGCTCAACAAAGACGACGAAGGTGTGTTCGCGATTTCTGCCGTGACCGGTGAGGGGCTTGATCGTCTTCTTGGGACCGTCAGCGAAATCCTAAAAGGGTCTACGCGCACGATGACCCTGTCGCTTGATTGGGCGCAGGGTGCCGCGCAAAGCTGGCTGCAGCGCGAGGGCGTTATTGTCGATGACAAGCAGACAGAGACCGGCTGGACCATTGATGTCCGCTGGAGCGCGATCCAGCAGGCGCAGTTTGAAAAACAATTTCCAGATGCCATGCCGACGGTCGAAGCTGACAAATCTGACAAGGATGAAGACGCGCCAAGTGGCGAATATCACCCGCTAGATTAG
- a CDS encoding penicillin acylase family protein, with amino-acid sequence MALVFRWLVRLASALIALTVAVFALAYYFASRSLPDYDGTLEVAGISAPVEIVRDNANVPHIFGQTDEDVFFALGLAHAQDRLWQMTMLRRTAQGRLSELFGERTLPIDSLIRRLDLHPLSQRSVQALDAETQSALRAYSSGVNAWIDQVNQGARGRGAPEMWVFNQAIAPWQPADSVSIIKLMSLQLSSHLEEEVLRARTSLILSDEDRLNDILPEAPGAGLAALPSYASLMPDVPRYAPNNRMAFAPISPVVPRNLAGASNAWAAGITRSATGSTLLANDPHLGLTAPSIWYLARLELETGGVIGGTIPGVPVVMLGRSADLGWGITSSYLDDQDVYIEEVNPSNASQYRVPNGWANFETRESIIRIKDAPAVTLQLQWTVNGPVLPPDQYDLATIRPPGHVTVLGWTALSGEDTTMQAAMGLMRARTVEAGIAAAEDYVAPSQMLTLADRNSVGLKLIGHVPNRSPDHVTQGRLPHYGYLPQNRWDGRRDYGENPEWIDPFGGIVGNTNNKIIDAPFPAHISHMWGDSQRVNRWLLLMQAREVHTRDSFIEAQSDTVSYTARSILPLIGADLWFTGEAAPEGTPEKLRQDALDLLAQWNGEMNEHLPEPLLYAAWMRALQDRLIRDELGPLSQEYTHVEPLFIERVYRNTDGAAAWCDVLQSAPQETCSDIARLALDDALIWVAANRGTALESLRWGDAHEATHDHPVLGEAPVLRWFVNIRQSTSGGDNTLMRGRTSGGAEDPFMNVHAAAYRGVYDFADPDSSVFVTSTGQSGHFLSRHYDDLGDLWRRGEYIPMSLDPALARGGAVGVTVLEPQ; translated from the coding sequence ATGGCACTCGTATTTCGTTGGCTCGTCCGGCTCGCCTCCGCGCTTATTGCTCTCACTGTTGCAGTGTTTGCGCTGGCTTACTATTTCGCCTCGCGCTCCCTGCCCGATTATGACGGCACGCTCGAGGTTGCTGGCATTTCAGCACCTGTGGAAATCGTGCGCGACAACGCCAATGTTCCCCATATTTTCGGACAAACCGACGAGGACGTCTTCTTTGCCCTCGGCCTCGCGCATGCTCAGGACCGTCTGTGGCAAATGACGATGCTGCGTCGCACCGCCCAAGGGCGCTTGTCTGAGCTGTTCGGCGAACGCACATTGCCCATCGACAGCCTTATCCGCCGCCTTGATTTGCATCCGCTCTCGCAAAGATCTGTGCAGGCATTGGACGCGGAAACCCAGTCAGCACTTCGGGCCTATTCAAGTGGTGTGAATGCATGGATCGACCAAGTGAACCAAGGCGCGCGCGGACGCGGCGCACCTGAAATGTGGGTTTTCAACCAAGCAATCGCCCCGTGGCAGCCCGCGGATTCCGTGTCGATCATCAAATTGATGTCGCTGCAGCTCTCCAGCCATTTGGAAGAAGAAGTCTTGCGCGCACGAACCTCGCTGATCTTAAGCGACGAGGACCGCTTGAATGACATTTTGCCCGAAGCCCCCGGCGCAGGTTTGGCGGCATTGCCGAGCTACGCCTCATTGATGCCGGATGTTCCACGCTATGCCCCTAACAACCGTATGGCGTTCGCTCCGATCTCACCTGTTGTTCCACGTAATTTGGCGGGCGCGTCTAACGCATGGGCCGCTGGCATTACGCGTTCAGCCACTGGCTCAACGTTGCTGGCTAATGATCCGCACCTTGGTCTAACCGCCCCGTCAATTTGGTACCTCGCACGTCTTGAGCTTGAGACCGGCGGCGTGATTGGCGGCACCATCCCGGGAGTTCCGGTGGTCATGCTCGGGCGCTCCGCTGATTTGGGTTGGGGAATTACATCGTCCTATCTGGACGACCAAGACGTCTACATCGAAGAAGTGAACCCATCAAACGCCAGCCAATACCGCGTCCCGAACGGGTGGGCCAATTTTGAGACCCGCGAAAGCATCATTCGCATCAAAGACGCACCCGCCGTGACGTTGCAATTGCAATGGACGGTGAACGGCCCCGTCTTACCGCCAGATCAATACGACCTCGCGACGATCCGCCCCCCGGGGCATGTGACGGTTTTGGGCTGGACGGCCCTGTCAGGCGAAGACACGACGATGCAGGCCGCGATGGGCTTGATGCGTGCGCGTACGGTTGAGGCTGGGATTGCAGCGGCGGAAGATTATGTCGCGCCCTCCCAGATGCTGACACTCGCGGATCGCAACTCTGTTGGGCTTAAGCTGATCGGCCATGTCCCGAACCGCAGCCCTGATCACGTAACCCAAGGGCGCCTGCCCCATTACGGCTATCTGCCGCAAAACCGTTGGGATGGCCGGCGCGATTACGGCGAAAACCCTGAATGGATCGATCCATTTGGCGGGATTGTCGGCAACACCAACAACAAGATCATCGACGCACCCTTTCCCGCACATATCAGCCACATGTGGGGCGATAGCCAACGCGTAAACCGCTGGCTTTTGCTGATGCAAGCGCGTGAGGTTCACACCCGTGACAGCTTTATCGAAGCCCAAAGTGACACCGTGAGCTACACAGCGCGTTCTATTCTGCCGCTGATCGGTGCGGACCTTTGGTTCACCGGTGAAGCCGCGCCTGAAGGAACGCCAGAAAAGCTGCGCCAAGACGCGTTAGATTTGCTTGCGCAATGGAATGGTGAAATGAACGAGCACCTTCCAGAACCCCTTCTATACGCTGCGTGGATGCGTGCCCTGCAAGATCGCCTTATCCGCGACGAGCTAGGCCCACTGTCCCAAGAATATACCCATGTCGAACCGCTGTTCATTGAACGCGTTTACCGCAACACGGACGGCGCTGCGGCGTGGTGTGACGTGCTGCAATCTGCGCCACAAGAAACCTGTTCTGACATCGCGCGCTTGGCCTTGGATGATGCGCTGATTTGGGTCGCTGCGAACCGCGGCACTGCATTGGAAAGCCTGCGCTGGGGTGATGCCCATGAAGCGACCCACGATCACCCCGTTTTGGGCGAAGCCCCTGTGTTGCGCTGGTTCGTCAACATCCGCCAATCCACGTCTGGTGGTGACAACACATTGATGCGCGGACGCACGTCTGGTGGCGCCGAGGACCCGTTCATGAACGTGCATGCCGCCGCCTATCGTGGGGTCTACGATTTCGCGGACCCTGACAGTTCAGTGTTCGTGACATCCACAGGGCAATCAGGACATTTCCTCTCGCGCCACTATGACGATCTTGGCGATCTGTGGCGTCGTGGCGAGTACATTCCAATGTCACTCGACCCCGCGTTGGCGCGTGGTGGTGCTGTTGGTGTAACGGTGTTGGAGCCGCAGTAA
- a CDS encoding NAD(P)-dependent oxidoreductase, translating into MAKVAFLGLGVMGYPMAGHLVKAGHEVTVYNRTASKVDLWVQDYHGGFGATPASAAEKADFVIACVGNDDDLRAVCTGPGGAFPSMAKGSVFIDHTTVSAKVTRELYSTAAERGIGFVDAPISGGQAGAENGVLSVMCGGDAEVYARAEPIIDAYARVCRRIGDSGAGQMTKMCNQIAIAGLVQGLSEALHFADKAGLDGRAVVEVISQGAAGSWQMQNRYEKMIDGEFEHGFAVDWMRKDLGICLDTADETGASLPVTALVDQFYKDVQNLGGGRWDTSSLIKRLRALG; encoded by the coding sequence ATGGCGAAGGTCGCATTTTTGGGTTTAGGGGTCATGGGCTACCCGATGGCAGGGCATTTGGTGAAGGCCGGACACGAGGTAACGGTCTATAACCGTACAGCTTCGAAAGTGGACTTGTGGGTGCAAGACTATCACGGAGGCTTCGGTGCGACGCCAGCGTCAGCCGCCGAAAAAGCCGATTTCGTGATTGCTTGCGTCGGTAACGATGACGATCTTCGGGCAGTTTGCACGGGGCCAGGCGGCGCATTTCCGTCAATGGCGAAAGGCTCTGTCTTTATCGACCACACCACGGTGTCTGCAAAAGTTACACGAGAGCTTTATTCTACCGCTGCAGAACGTGGGATCGGGTTTGTCGACGCTCCGATTTCTGGCGGCCAAGCTGGTGCCGAAAACGGTGTTTTGTCTGTCATGTGTGGTGGGGATGCTGAAGTTTATGCGCGTGCTGAGCCAATCATTGATGCCTACGCACGGGTATGCCGCCGCATCGGGGACTCTGGCGCGGGTCAAATGACCAAAATGTGTAACCAGATCGCGATTGCAGGATTGGTGCAGGGCCTGTCCGAGGCATTGCATTTCGCTGATAAGGCGGGCTTGGATGGGCGCGCCGTGGTTGAGGTGATCAGCCAGGGCGCAGCGGGTTCATGGCAGATGCAAAACCGCTATGAGAAGATGATTGACGGTGAGTTTGAACACGGCTTTGCTGTGGATTGGATGCGCAAAGACCTTGGGATTTGTCTGGATACGGCGGATGAGACGGGGGCATCGCTGCCTGTCACGGCCTTGGTCGATCAGTTTTACAAGGATGTTCAAAATCTTGGGGGCGGACGTTGGGATACGTCCAGCTTAATAAAGCGACTGCGCGCTTTGGGGTAA
- a CDS encoding GlxA family transcriptional regulator, protein MQRQNTIDIDVSRNTPRRFVFVLLNEFTLLSFAAAVDCLRLANRMAGQELYSWRLVGEGGESVSCSTGTTFQLDGDLDELHRDDTVILCGGGDIQIATTKKVLNWLRREARRGLIIGGLCTAAYTMAKAGLLDGKRATIHWENNDSFSEEFLEVELTKSVFVKDGNRWTTAGGTSSIDLFLQILADQCGEELANAVADQQIYSAIRTDQDTQRLSIPTRIGVRHPKLSRVIQAMEQNIEEPISPSILAKDVAMSTRQLERLFRRYLNRSPKRYYMELRLQKARNLLMQTDMSVINVALACGFASPSHFSKCYRAHYDTTPYRERGSHAARLSV, encoded by the coding sequence ATGCAACGTCAAAACACCATCGACATCGACGTCTCACGCAATACACCGCGCCGTTTCGTCTTTGTCTTATTGAACGAATTTACGTTACTGTCCTTTGCGGCAGCCGTTGATTGTTTGCGTCTGGCCAACCGTATGGCTGGGCAAGAGCTATATAGCTGGCGTTTGGTGGGCGAAGGTGGAGAAAGCGTCTCCTGCTCGACAGGCACGACATTTCAGTTGGATGGCGATCTTGATGAACTGCACCGCGATGACACTGTCATTCTGTGCGGTGGCGGCGACATTCAGATCGCAACCACCAAGAAGGTTCTGAATTGGCTGCGCCGTGAAGCCCGTCGTGGTCTGATTATCGGTGGGTTGTGCACTGCAGCTTATACAATGGCAAAAGCCGGATTGCTGGATGGAAAACGTGCGACGATCCACTGGGAAAACAACGATAGCTTTTCCGAAGAATTCCTTGAGGTTGAACTGACAAAGTCCGTATTCGTCAAAGACGGAAACCGTTGGACGACCGCTGGTGGTACCTCCTCGATTGACTTGTTTCTACAGATTCTCGCGGACCAATGCGGCGAAGAACTGGCCAATGCGGTCGCCGATCAGCAGATTTACAGCGCGATCCGAACCGATCAAGACACCCAGCGTCTGTCCATTCCGACACGAATCGGCGTGCGCCACCCGAAACTCAGCCGCGTCATTCAGGCAATGGAACAAAACATCGAAGAACCGATCAGCCCGTCGATACTGGCCAAAGACGTTGCCATGTCGACCCGCCAGCTTGAACGCCTGTTTCGTCGCTACCTAAATCGGTCTCCAAAACGCTACTACATGGAATTGCGGCTACAAAAGGCGCGTAACCTGTTGATGCAGACGGATATGTCGGTGATTAATGTCGCACTCGCCTGTGGATTTGCGTCGCCAAGCCACTTCTCCAAGTGTTACCGCGCGCACTATGACACAACTCCATACCGCGAACGCGGCTCTCATGCGGCCCGTCTATCTGTGTAA
- a CDS encoding class II 3-deoxy-7-phosphoheptulonate synthase: MTDWKKSDWRNKPRVQMPDYTDAAALAAVEEKLSSYPPLVFAGEARRLRDHLAAVSRGEAFLLQGGDCAESFAAFNADQIRDTFKVMLQMAMVLTYGAKVPVVKVGRMAGQFAKPRSANTETVDGVELPSYRGDIINDLDFTPEARIPNPEKMLQAYTQAAGTLNLLRAFSSGGYADVHQVHGWNLAFTAKPEAEKYREMAERIGDTLDFMKAAGLSTDTNHELQTVEFYTSHEALLLEYEEALTRLDSTSGKWLAGSGHMVWIGDRTRSPDGAHVEFCAGVQNPIGLKCGPTMTSGHLKALMAKLNPNNEEGRLSLIARFGAGTVGEHLPRLIKAVEEEGAKVTWVCDPMHGNTIKSSTGYKTRPFESVLREVREFFGVHNAEGTIPGGVHFEMTGADVTECTGGVRAVTDEDLSDRYHTACDPRLNASQSLELAFLVGEELSARREKVLAAQSA, translated from the coding sequence ATGACGGACTGGAAAAAATCTGACTGGCGCAACAAGCCGCGGGTACAGATGCCTGACTATACCGACGCTGCGGCCTTGGCCGCTGTTGAGGAAAAGCTCAGCTCCTATCCACCGCTCGTGTTTGCGGGTGAAGCCCGTCGTTTGCGTGACCACCTTGCGGCCGTTAGCCGTGGTGAAGCGTTTTTGTTGCAGGGCGGCGATTGCGCCGAGAGCTTTGCGGCGTTTAACGCTGATCAAATCCGCGACACGTTCAAAGTGATGTTGCAGATGGCGATGGTGCTGACATACGGCGCCAAAGTTCCTGTTGTTAAGGTGGGTCGCATGGCGGGGCAGTTCGCCAAGCCGCGTTCGGCAAACACCGAAACAGTCGATGGTGTGGAGCTGCCGAGCTACCGCGGTGACATCATCAATGATCTGGACTTCACACCAGAAGCCCGCATTCCGAACCCTGAAAAGATGTTGCAGGCCTACACACAGGCCGCTGGTACGTTGAACCTGTTGCGCGCATTTTCCAGCGGTGGTTACGCGGATGTGCATCAAGTGCATGGCTGGAACCTTGCGTTCACAGCCAAGCCTGAAGCCGAAAAGTACCGTGAAATGGCGGAGCGCATTGGCGATACGCTTGATTTCATGAAAGCGGCTGGCCTGTCCACGGATACAAACCACGAGCTGCAAACAGTTGAGTTCTACACCTCCCATGAGGCGTTGTTGCTTGAGTATGAAGAGGCGCTCACACGTTTGGATTCAACATCCGGCAAGTGGCTGGCGGGGTCTGGTCACATGGTTTGGATCGGCGATCGCACACGCTCACCTGATGGTGCCCATGTTGAGTTCTGCGCAGGTGTGCAAAACCCAATTGGTTTGAAGTGCGGCCCGACAATGACATCTGGCCACCTTAAGGCATTGATGGCGAAGCTGAACCCGAACAACGAAGAGGGCCGTTTGTCCCTGATCGCACGTTTTGGTGCAGGCACTGTGGGCGAACACCTGCCGCGTCTTATCAAAGCTGTTGAAGAAGAAGGCGCCAAGGTTACTTGGGTTTGCGATCCAATGCACGGCAACACGATCAAATCGTCCACGGGTTACAAAACCCGTCCGTTCGAGTCCGTACTGCGCGAAGTTCGTGAATTCTTTGGCGTACATAACGCCGAAGGCACAATCCCAGGTGGTGTTCACTTTGAGATGACAGGCGCTGACGTGACTGAATGTACCGGTGGCGTACGTGCTGTTACAGACGAGGATCTGTCTGATCGCTACCACACAGCCTGTGACCCACGCTTGAACGCGTCCCAGTCACTTGAACTGGCGTTCTTGGTCGGCGAAGAGCTGTCTGCTCGTCGTGAAAAAGTTTTGGCGGCACAGTCAGCCTAA